A stretch of DNA from Anaerolineae bacterium:
CCTCTGGCTGTCTTCCATCAGGAGCCTGTGGTGCCGGCCGTCTCCGCCGATCTTCATCCCGGTACCGACGTGGTGGCGTTGGCTCAGGGGGCCACCGAGGCCAACCCCATGGGCCTGTACTTGCTGGAGGACGGCTCGCTGGGTGGGAGCCTGCCTCCGGAGGTGGCCGAGTTGAGCCCTGAAGCCTGGGTGGTGCCAGTGGTGAGAAACTGGGGCCCGGATGGCGTGGTGCGCTGTGACTACACCGACAACGTGCTGGCCATACCCGAGCTCACTCAGGCGCACATCGAGGCGCTGGTGCAGGCTGTGGACGAGAACGAGTGGACCGGGATCGAACTCGAATACCGGGAGGTAAACCCGGAGCTGCGCGAGCGGTTCACCGAGTTCGTGCGTGAGTTGTCTTCTCGTCTGCATGCCATGGGCAAAGTGCTGGGCATCCGAGTCAGTCCGCCCATCCAGATCGCCGATGACCGCTGGGTAACCGGCGCTTTTGACTGGAGAGCACTGGGGATGCTGGCCGATCGGCTGGTGGTGCCTGTTCCGGCCGACCTCAACGCGTACAGGACGGATGGGTCGCTTGCCCGCCTTCTCAGCTGGGCGACAGGCGAGGTGGAGCGATATCGGCTCTACGTGGATCTGCCTGCCTTGAGCCGGGAGAAGGTTCTGAACTACATCCTGTATCGGCGGTACGACGACATATTGGCATCCTTCGGTCGAATCGAGCTCGAGAATGGGAATCAGGTTGGCCCTGAGCAGCCGGTGAAAGTGCGCCTAGCTGGCCTCACCGAGTGGTCCGGTCTTCAGTACGATGAGGCCACCCATACACACTGGTTTAGCTACCGAGACCCTGGCGGCACTGAGCACGTGGTGCAGCTTGAGGATCCGGGCAGCCTGGCCTACAAGCTGGCTCTGATCGGCTCCTACCGACTCCGAGGAGTAGCGGTGACCGGCACCGGCCAGCATCCAGACACCTGGCGCGTCCTGGCCGACTACCGCAACCTAGTGGTGAGCGACCCGCGCGAGCCGGTGGCCCTGAGTCTGGCTCTACAGGGCGATCAGTTCAGAAACCTGGAGGCAGGGGCAGGCGCTTGGGAGGTGAAGGCGCCGGCCCAGGCGGGCAGTTACGCGTTGCAGGCGGCCCTGTTGGTGGGGTCGCACCAGTCGCGTCTGGACGGGGGAACGTTGTTGGAGGTGGTGTCGCCCACTGCTACTGCTGCTCCGGAGCCTACTGCGACTCCTACCCCCAGACCCCTTCCCACCGACACAGCTGTCCCGGTGCCCACCAGCACATCAGCGCCAGGCGCGGAAAGCCAGTCGGAAGCTCCCGCGGAGGCTCCTCCGCCCACGGCCACGCCGGCGCCGGTGGTAGCTCCCCCGCCCAGCGGAGGTGGCGGTTTTGGCTACGGCGTCCAAGCCCATGTGATCCACAACGGCCAGGCACCTCAGGTGATGGCCATGATCAGGGGCATGGGGTTCAACTGGGTCAAGCAGCAGATCGAGTGGAAGCTGTTCGAGCCCTCCAAGGGCGACTATCAGTGGGGCGCCATAGATGAGGTGGTGGACGCGGCCAACGCCGCCGGCATTAATGTCCTCCTCAGCGTGGTGAAGGCCCCCGCCTGGGCTAGGCCCCCGGGAGCGGACCTGAGCGTGGAGGGCCCGCCAGCCAACCCGCAGGATTTCGCCGATTTCTTGGGGGCCATGGCGGCCCGATACCGGGGTCGGGTGCGAGCCTATGAGGTCTGGAACGAGCAGAACCTGCACTATGAGTGGGGCAACGAGCCCATTGACCCGGGGCGTTACGTGGAGTTGCTCAAGCACTGCTACGCTGCCATCAAAGCTAACGACCCTGGTGCACTGGTGATTAGCGGCGCGCTGACTCCTACTGGGGCGCAACCGCCACTTGGCATGGACGACTTCGCCTACCTGGAGGGCATGTACCGGGCGGGGCTGAAGAACTACGCGGATGGTATAGGGGCACACCCCAGCGGATACAACGTGAGCCCGGACGTGACTTGGGAGGGCGCCTGTGAGTTCATCAAGGCGAGACAGGCGGGGTTCACCGGCGCCTGCGATACTCCGCACCACTCGTGGAGCTTCCGCTCCACCATGGAGGGCTACCGCAACATCATGGTGGTGTACGGCGACGGAGGCAAGAAGATCTGGCCCACGGAGTTCGGTTGGGCCTCGTCGCCGGCGCCCGTGGTTCACTACGAGTACGCTGCCGACAACAGCCTCCAGGATCAGGCTGACTGGACCGTTCGTGCCTACCAGATGGCGCGGAACTGGGGCTGGGTAGGGCCGATGTTCCTATGGAATCTGAATTTCAAAGTGGTGGCTCCGGGGTCGGAGCAGGCACAGTGGGGCATCGTGGACGAGGGGTGGGGTCCGCTGCCCTGCTACAGCGCCTTGGCTGCCATGCCTAAGTGAGAATGGCAGGTGCCGGGCGCATCCGCATTGAGGGTGCGCCTTGGTCTGGGGGGTGACAATGGTCACCCCCCACCGTGTTACACCGGGAGGCACCGGGCGATGCTGGCCTTGGCGCTCTCTTCGGTGCCTAGGCAACGTCTCTGAGTGAGGGGCTGGGTGGAGAGCAACGGAACCGGGGAACGGCGTTCCTGGCCGGGCTGGCTCTATTGGTGGCTGGCCGTGTGGACCGTGGGCATCCTGATGGCGGTGGGCTACTTCGGGTACTACATATGGTGCAACGGACCGGGGGCGGCCATGGGCCGTGAGGGGCCCATGCTGACCCGAGCAGCCAGTCACGACAACGACCTTTTCCCCAGCCGCGCAGCCATGAGTGCCACTCCACCTGCCGCTGCCTCCGCCATTCCAGCGGTGGCTTCCGCTACTTCGTGGCCGATGCCCACCGGCGTGCCTTCACCGACTGCCATGGCCAGCCCTACGCCAGCGCCTCCTCTAGCTGAGGGGCCTCGGGGGCTACCGATGGAGTCGCCGGAGTATGGGATGCAGGCGTTTTTGTGGTGGCGGCCGGAGACGGCGCATCGGGATTTAGGGATGATACGGGAGGCGGGGTTTGGCTGGGTGAAGCAGAACTTTGCCTGGAGGGACATAGAGCTAGCCAAGGGGGTATTTGACTGGTCGGTGACGGACCGGATCATGGATCAGATAGACGAGTTT
This window harbors:
- a CDS encoding cellulase family glycosylhydrolase, which codes for MSKSFPVRAVAFLEDKRNAMALNVMLAVGFVAGLLFLPPLSACNRISGVGYQFIGSQGGSLTDPDGTQVTLQEAAGQVYAKLTGIPRLDFLEGKASESYYAAATNVPGHLRLKSPLYDLQVRGQLPRNPGAGVRLITYSIPIPNDAEPYEALSLYEWTGNSWRFVPSHVIPEDDQIEANLDYVPGPLAVFHQEPVVPAVSADLHPGTDVVALAQGATEANPMGLYLLEDGSLGGSLPPEVAELSPEAWVVPVVRNWGPDGVVRCDYTDNVLAIPELTQAHIEALVQAVDENEWTGIELEYREVNPELRERFTEFVRELSSRLHAMGKVLGIRVSPPIQIADDRWVTGAFDWRALGMLADRLVVPVPADLNAYRTDGSLARLLSWATGEVERYRLYVDLPALSREKVLNYILYRRYDDILASFGRIELENGNQVGPEQPVKVRLAGLTEWSGLQYDEATHTHWFSYRDPGGTEHVVQLEDPGSLAYKLALIGSYRLRGVAVTGTGQHPDTWRVLADYRNLVVSDPREPVALSLALQGDQFRNLEAGAGAWEVKAPAQAGSYALQAALLVGSHQSRLDGGTLLEVVSPTATAAPEPTATPTPRPLPTDTAVPVPTSTSAPGAESQSEAPAEAPPPTATPAPVVAPPPSGGGGFGYGVQAHVIHNGQAPQVMAMIRGMGFNWVKQQIEWKLFEPSKGDYQWGAIDEVVDAANAAGINVLLSVVKAPAWARPPGADLSVEGPPANPQDFADFLGAMAARYRGRVRAYEVWNEQNLHYEWGNEPIDPGRYVELLKHCYAAIKANDPGALVISGALTPTGAQPPLGMDDFAYLEGMYRAGLKNYADGIGAHPSGYNVSPDVTWEGACEFIKARQAGFTGACDTPHHSWSFRSTMEGYRNIMVVYGDGGKKIWPTEFGWASSPAPVVHYEYAADNSLQDQADWTVRAYQMARNWGWVGPMFLWNLNFKVVAPGSEQAQWGIVDEGWGPLPCYSALAAMPK